Within Bacteroidia bacterium, the genomic segment AATCTATCCTGACCGATTACAAGGATGACAAAGATATGGTTTTAAGTTTAGCTGTATCTCTACGTGAGCTTGAGGATTACAAGATTGCTTTACAAGTCTATGAAAATGTAATACAAGCAAAAGATTATGAAATAGAAGGCTTGTACGGCATGCTGATATGTTATACTCGGCTAAATATGAAAAAAGAAGCTGTTCGTACTATGGAAAAACTATTGGAAATTGACCCAGAGACTAAAGAATACTTTTATTATCAACCTGTACTTTTGCCTTATCTTGCTCATCCCAAAGTTTTATCTTTGCAGAAACATTAAATAATGAATACGGAACAGCTCAATTTTTTCATGCGCCGTGCAATAGAACTTTCTCGTATTGGAATGGAAAATGGGCAAGGTGGTCCTTTCGGTGCAATTATTGTCAAGAATAACCAAATTATTGCAGAGGGATACAACCAAGTAATTGCTACTAATGACCCCACAGCTCATGCCGAAATTGTAGCTATCCGTAAAGCATGTCAAAATTTGAATTCTTTTCAACTTAATGATTGTATCTTATTTACATCCTGTGAACCTTGCCCCATGTGCATGGGAGCAATTTATTGGGCAAGACCTAAGGCAGTATATTTTGCAAATACTCG encodes:
- a CDS encoding nucleoside deaminase — encoded protein: MNTEQLNFFMRRAIELSRIGMENGQGGPFGAIIVKNNQIIAEGYNQVIATNDPTAHAEIVAIRKACQNLNSFQLNDCILFTSCEPCPMCMGAIYWARPKAVYFANTRKDAAEIGFDDEFIYQELAVPIERRTIPMYQILVPEAKKVFLLWKNKPNKTLY